A segment of the Halovivax limisalsi genome:
ACGGCATCTCCATCGCCTGGGCGGCCACGGAGTACCTCCACAACGAGGTCGGCGCGAAGACGCTCTTCGCGACGCACTACCACGAGCTGACGAGCCTGGCCGAGCACCTGCCCCGCGTCTCGAACGTCCACGTGGCCGCGGACGAGCGCGACGGCGAGGTGACCTTCCTGCGCACCATCCGGGAGGGGGCGACCGATCGCTCCTACGGGATCCACGTCGCCGAATTGGCAGGCGTTCCGGACCCCGTCGTCGACCGCGCCCGCGACGTGCTCGATCGCCTGCGCGCGGAGAAGGCCATCGAGGCCCGCGGGAGCGGCTCGTCCGAACCAGTCCAGGCCGTTTTCGACCTGGAGAGCGGGACGATGGAGACGAAGTCGGCGTCGGGAACGCCGGCCGAGACCGGCCCGGGGGTCTCGACGGGGGCCCGCGAACCGGCGACGACCGACGGAGGCGCGGCCGCTGGCGGGGGCGACGCGGCGGGCGCGACCGCCGGCGACGCTGACGGGGACGACACGTCGACCGAATCGGCGATCGATCCCGAGGCGGAGGCCGTCCTCGCGGAACTCGAATCGCTCGACGTGAACGAGACGGCGCCGATCGAACTGGCCTCGCGAATTCGGGAGTTACAGGAGCGCCTCGACGACGCACGGTAACGGTCGCGGGACGTTTTGGTCCCCGGCGTCGTCCGACGCGTATGACCTACGACGCGCTCGCCGAGCGACTCGCCACCGACGAGAGTGAACCGCGGATCGTCGCGCTCCCGGACGGCAGCGTCGATACCTACTACGACGCGTTCGACGAGCGCGGCGACCGGATACCGACGCGCGATGCGTTCGCCGATCGGCTCGCGAGCGAGGATCACGAGGCCGTGCCGATCGAGCCCACCGCACGCGAGAGCGGCGGGCAGGCGGTGAACATGGCGAAACAGGCCCGCGCACTCGGGGCGGAGACGGTGTGTTACGGCCACCTCGACGATCCGGTCTTCGAAGATCTGGCGATGGAAACACACTCGATGGGTGAGCCGTCCCGAATTTCGATCTTCGCGTTCGACGACGCGGACCGCCTGCTCGCCGAGCGCTCGGCCGACGTCCGGGGCTGGTCGCTACGCATTCTCGAAGCGGCTGCCGGCGCCGCGAGCGCCAAGGATACTCTCGACGCGGCCCGGGACGCCCTCGACGCCGACGCGATCTGCTGCGGTAACTGGGCCTCGGTCGACGGCCTGACCGACGCGATCGAGGACCTGGCGGCCGGGCCGCTCGCTGCCGGCGCGTTCGTCCTCGACCCGGGCGCGGTCAGCGGCCGATCCGACGAAGCGGTGTGGGACCTCCTCGACGCGCTCGCCGAGCTCGACGAGCGAACGGACGTCGCCTACAGTGTCAACCGAGCCGAACTCGAGGGGACAGTGGAGGCGATCGAGAGCGCGTCGGGCCACGATCGCACCGTTCGCGAGAACCTGCGTCGCGTCCGCGAGGCCGCCGGGATCGCGGCCGTCGTCCTCCACGAGGTCGACCTCGCGGCAGCCGCGACGCGAGACGGCGTGATCGTCGTCGAAGCCCTCGACGTGGCCGATCCGCAACGACGAACCGGTGCGGGCGACCGGTTCAGCGCCGGCCTCGCGGTCGGTCGCGTCCGCGGCTGGGACTGGGAGACGACGCTCGCGTTGGGAAACGCCTGTGCGGCCTACGCCGTCGAGACCGCCGCGACCGGGACTCGGAACGAACTCCGAGCGTTCGTCGAGCGGAAGACGTCGTGAGGAGCCCGTCGGCCCGGAACAGGACCCCCGGCCACCGGAAGCGCCAGGTCTATCGCCCGCGGCGTCGAGGTACCGACGATGCACGAACCTGACTTCGGCGTGGCGGGCGAGACCGCCATCGTCACCGGTGCGAGTCGGGGAATCGGGCGATCGATCGCGGAGACGCTCGCGGCCGGCGGCGCGAACGTCGCGATCTGCTCGCGATCGATGGACAGGATCGGTCCGGTCGCCGACGCGATCGACGAGTCCGAGGCCGACGGATCGGCGCTGGCCGTCGAGTGCGACGTCCGCGATCGCGACGCGGTCGAGGACCTCGTCGACGAGACGGTCGAGGCGTTCGGCGATATCGACGTCCTCGTGAACAACGCCGGCGGCGAGTTCGTCGCCCCCTTCGAGGACATCTCGCAGAACGGCTGGGAGA
Coding sequences within it:
- a CDS encoding PfkB family carbohydrate kinase codes for the protein MTYDALAERLATDESEPRIVALPDGSVDTYYDAFDERGDRIPTRDAFADRLASEDHEAVPIEPTARESGGQAVNMAKQARALGAETVCYGHLDDPVFEDLAMETHSMGEPSRISIFAFDDADRLLAERSADVRGWSLRILEAAAGAASAKDTLDAARDALDADAICCGNWASVDGLTDAIEDLAAGPLAAGAFVLDPGAVSGRSDEAVWDLLDALAELDERTDVAYSVNRAELEGTVEAIESASGHDRTVRENLRRVREAAGIAAVVLHEVDLAAAATRDGVIVVEALDVADPQRRTGAGDRFSAGLAVGRVRGWDWETTLALGNACAAYAVETAATGTRNELRAFVERKTS